The proteins below come from a single Afipia sp. P52-10 genomic window:
- a CDS encoding DoxX family protein — protein sequence MVMTIGRVLFALLFILSGLSKFFDLGSTAQLIEAKLGMPEMLANYATQIENATGLTLFRVLAILAASVEVICGVMIACNLATRFFAAILLVFVVVVTFYVHDFWNQSGGSERLNDIVQVLKNMAIVGALLMIIGYRPPVLSHNVETSYHDGPAL from the coding sequence ATGGTGATGACGATTGGCCGTGTGCTGTTCGCGCTGCTGTTCATACTCTCCGGTTTGTCAAAGTTCTTCGATCTCGGATCGACCGCGCAGCTGATCGAGGCCAAGCTCGGGATGCCCGAGATGCTTGCGAATTATGCGACGCAGATCGAAAACGCCACCGGTCTGACACTGTTTCGAGTGCTGGCGATCCTTGCGGCGAGCGTTGAAGTGATCTGCGGCGTGATGATCGCTTGCAATCTCGCGACGCGGTTCTTCGCCGCGATCCTGTTGGTGTTCGTAGTGGTGGTGACGTTCTACGTGCACGACTTCTGGAATCAGAGCGGCGGCAGCGAGCGGCTGAACGACATCGTGCAGGTGCTCAAGAACATGGCGATCGTCGGCGCGCTGCTGATGATCATCGGCTATCGGCCGCCGGTGCTGTCTCACAACGTCGAAACGAGCTATCACGACGGGCCGGCGTTGTAG
- a CDS encoding dihydrofolate reductase, with amino-acid sequence MTFEGYAIVSRDGMLADATGVMPETLKFDGDQRFFDKALDTVDLIVHGRNSFEDQPNSYNRKRVIATRQVDRPIIDHANPKAVLWNPARAPIEDAGAVLGITAGRVAIIGGTDIFDMFLDRYVDFYLSQAPHLALPGGVPVFHGIPARHPDDILSQHGLVPTETRVLDAAHDVNVVHWVRKPLA; translated from the coding sequence TTGACATTTGAAGGATATGCCATCGTCTCCCGCGACGGCATGCTTGCGGATGCGACCGGCGTGATGCCGGAAACTCTGAAATTCGACGGCGACCAGCGCTTCTTCGACAAGGCGCTCGATACGGTCGATCTCATCGTCCATGGCCGCAATTCATTCGAGGATCAACCCAACTCGTACAACCGCAAGCGCGTCATCGCCACCCGTCAGGTCGATCGGCCGATCATCGATCACGCCAATCCAAAGGCCGTGTTATGGAATCCCGCGCGCGCGCCGATCGAGGACGCAGGTGCAGTGCTCGGCATCACCGCGGGCCGCGTCGCCATCATCGGCGGCACCGATATCTTCGATATGTTCTTGGATCGCTACGTCGATTTCTATTTGTCGCAGGCGCCACATCTGGCGCTGCCCGGCGGCGTGCCGGTCTTCCACGGCATTCCGGCACGGCATCCGGACGATATTCTCAGCCAGCACGGACTCGTACCTACGGAAACGCGCGTGCTGGACGCGGCTCATGACGTCAACGTCGTGCACTGGGTGCGCAAACCGCTGGCGTAG
- a CDS encoding glutathione peroxidase, whose translation MSLDRRHLLAMALASAASPALGQTAMSERTAYGFSFPALTGEPIALAAYTGQPLLVVNTASLCGFTPQYAGLQELWTMFRERGLVVIGVPSNDFGSQEPGGATEISETAHRQYGVTFPMTAKVEVRGADAHPFYKWAALERPKDLPRWNFHKYLVGRDGHIAEVFAERVTPTDTRVITAIARQLG comes from the coding sequence ATGAGCCTCGACCGCAGGCACCTGCTCGCCATGGCGCTCGCAAGCGCGGCTTCGCCCGCGCTCGGACAGACCGCGATGAGCGAACGTACAGCCTATGGATTTTCGTTTCCTGCGCTGACGGGTGAGCCGATCGCGCTTGCCGCCTATACGGGACAACCGCTGCTCGTCGTCAACACGGCGTCGCTTTGCGGCTTCACCCCGCAATATGCCGGCCTGCAGGAGCTGTGGACCATGTTCCGCGAGCGCGGCCTCGTGGTCATCGGCGTGCCCTCGAACGACTTCGGCAGCCAGGAGCCGGGAGGCGCCACCGAGATATCCGAGACTGCGCATCGTCAATATGGCGTCACGTTTCCGATGACGGCGAAGGTCGAGGTTCGCGGCGCGGACGCCCATCCGTTCTATAAGTGGGCGGCGCTGGAGCGGCCGAAGGACCTGCCGCGCTGGAACTTCCACAAATACCTGGTCGGCCGCGACGGCCATATCGCCGAGGTGTTTGCCGAGCGCGTAACGCCGACCGACACCCGCGTCATCACGGCGATCGCACGGCAACTCGGCTGA
- a CDS encoding L,D-transpeptidase — translation MNGLRLVSNRNQRDFASTDIPQTTTPSVTRWAARIATMAAVSLFAIPVTAQAQSSWDWDPTESYEARPAPRLAPRPAAKPKRAKAAKAKRKDDPAEVAAKRAPKPQGPLIITVSLERQRMKVYDSNGLFAEAHVSTGTRTHPTPTGVFSIIQKNRDHVSNLYDAPMPYMQRITWSGVAFHTGALPGYAASHGCIRMPNGFAARLWTWTRMGTRVIVAPGEVAPTDFTHPKLITKMITQPALSAQPTTGNTAAAADGPITQRRTADASEAIAGKTKTLSDANAAMLEVTSREAPNKAETKAQAETPAQAPTADAPTDQKTSAETAKTEAPTQAAPVSETNAETAAAAPAAIKNAEAERQESAATVQQPALTEGNKVAEQATNDASAVATTSPVATAPADVKPAPPALVQPVDDIAKPADIARIPEIAKPATAAAPAKPADGAKSAETAAPAVPDAVKPIIVKRRGGLSHVAVFISRKEKKLYVRQGYEPVFDIPVEITDIDRPLGTHVFTARGDKDDASALHWSVVSLPQVGRKAVDTPRTRQGKAAAATTETAVAPALNPAEALDRIAIPADAMEKIATIIGPGGSILISDHGLGWETGRGTDFIVPLN, via the coding sequence GTGAACGGACTTCGTCTCGTCAGCAACCGTAACCAGCGCGATTTCGCCAGCACAGATATCCCGCAAACGACCACACCATCCGTGACGAGATGGGCCGCGCGCATCGCCACGATGGCTGCGGTCTCGCTGTTCGCGATCCCGGTGACGGCCCAGGCCCAGTCGTCCTGGGACTGGGATCCCACCGAGAGTTACGAAGCGCGCCCCGCACCGAGACTGGCGCCGCGACCGGCGGCAAAGCCGAAACGCGCCAAGGCGGCGAAGGCGAAGCGCAAGGACGACCCGGCTGAGGTTGCGGCCAAGCGGGCACCAAAGCCGCAAGGGCCGCTGATCATCACCGTCTCACTCGAGCGTCAGCGGATGAAGGTGTACGACAGCAACGGCCTGTTCGCGGAAGCGCACGTCTCCACCGGAACGCGTACGCATCCGACGCCGACCGGCGTCTTCAGCATCATCCAGAAGAACCGCGACCACGTCTCCAACCTCTACGATGCGCCGATGCCGTACATGCAGCGCATCACCTGGTCCGGGGTAGCGTTCCATACCGGCGCACTGCCGGGCTACGCAGCCTCGCACGGCTGCATCCGCATGCCGAACGGATTTGCCGCGCGGCTGTGGACCTGGACGCGGATGGGTACGCGCGTGATCGTCGCGCCGGGCGAAGTCGCTCCGACCGATTTCACGCACCCGAAGCTGATCACCAAAATGATCACGCAGCCGGCCCTCTCCGCACAGCCCACGACTGGCAACACGGCGGCCGCGGCGGATGGTCCCATAACGCAGCGGCGCACTGCTGACGCCAGCGAAGCGATCGCCGGCAAGACGAAAACGCTGTCGGACGCCAATGCGGCGATGCTTGAGGTGACAAGCCGCGAGGCGCCGAACAAGGCAGAGACCAAGGCCCAGGCCGAAACACCGGCCCAGGCACCGACGGCGGATGCTCCGACAGACCAGAAGACGTCTGCCGAAACGGCGAAAACCGAAGCGCCCACGCAGGCAGCACCCGTGAGCGAAACGAATGCGGAGACCGCTGCAGCAGCGCCGGCTGCGATTAAAAACGCCGAGGCTGAAAGGCAGGAGAGCGCCGCGACGGTGCAGCAACCCGCTTTGACGGAAGGCAACAAGGTCGCTGAGCAAGCCACGAACGATGCATCGGCGGTTGCGACGACCTCGCCTGTCGCTACGGCACCGGCCGACGTAAAACCGGCTCCGCCCGCGCTCGTTCAGCCCGTCGACGACATTGCCAAGCCCGCTGATATCGCCCGCATTCCGGAGATCGCGAAGCCTGCAACAGCAGCCGCACCAGCAAAACCGGCCGACGGCGCCAAGTCTGCCGAGACCGCAGCACCGGCAGTACCGGACGCCGTGAAGCCCATCATCGTGAAGCGGCGCGGCGGGCTGAGCCATGTTGCCGTCTTCATCAGCCGCAAGGAGAAGAAACTCTACGTCCGTCAGGGCTATGAGCCGGTGTTCGATATTCCAGTCGAGATCACCGATATCGATCGCCCACTCGGCACCCATGTCTTTACCGCCCGCGGCGACAAGGACGACGCGTCGGCACTGCACTGGTCGGTGGTGTCGCTGCCGCAGGTCGGCCGCAAGGCTGTCGATACGCCACGCACCCGACAGGGCAAGGCTGCTGCGGCAACGACCGAGACCGCCGTCGCGCCGGCGCTGAATCCGGCCGAAGCGCTCGACCGCATCGCCATTCCTGCCGACGCCATGGAGAAGATCGCAACGATCATCGGGCCCGGCGGGTCGATCCTGATTTCCGATCACGGACTTGGCTGGGAAACCGGCCGCGGCACCGACTTCATCGTGCCGCTGAACTGA
- a CDS encoding CreA family protein produces the protein MLGSAAAQAADEPDLIFRRSTVFKWLSPNDKLATYALDDPEVDGVACHFTVPEKGGFKGWLGLAEEVSDISLACRQIGPIHFKRKFEQGEDMFRQRRSLFFKKMQIVRGCDVKRNVLVYMVYSDRIIDGSPKNSTSSVPIMPWGSNDAVQKCADYVTN, from the coding sequence ATGCTCGGCAGCGCTGCGGCTCAAGCCGCCGACGAGCCGGATCTGATTTTCCGCCGTTCGACGGTGTTCAAATGGCTGTCACCGAACGACAAACTTGCGACCTACGCCCTCGACGATCCCGAGGTCGATGGCGTGGCCTGTCACTTCACCGTGCCGGAGAAGGGCGGCTTCAAGGGATGGCTCGGGCTTGCAGAGGAGGTGTCCGATATCTCCCTGGCCTGCCGCCAGATCGGACCGATTCATTTCAAGCGCAAGTTCGAACAGGGGGAGGACATGTTTCGGCAGCGCCGTTCGCTGTTCTTCAAGAAGATGCAGATCGTGCGCGGCTGCGACGTGAAGCGAAATGTCCTCGTCTACATGGTCTACTCGGACCGGATCATCGACGGCTCGCCGAAGAACTCGACGTCCTCGGTGCCGATCATGCCGTGGGGCAGCAACGACGCAGTACAGAAGTGCGCAGACTATGTAACGAATTGA
- a CDS encoding histidine phosphatase family protein, with amino-acid sequence MLLATLYLVRHAKPASTYGDSVDPGLDETGRTQAVQAAAELKQLPHPLPVYTSPLRRCRETALPLAETWGVQPIVFPEIGEIPSPPLGLKERQEWLRQAMASDWAHLQSSAPTGSPDYGAWRESLLAAVRAMAGDAVIFSHFIAINVVIGAAKQSEQVISFRPDHASITAIEVRDGTIAIKALGREVGSGEASVMLGR; translated from the coding sequence GTGCTTTTGGCGACGCTTTATCTGGTGCGGCATGCGAAGCCAGCGTCGACGTATGGGGATTCGGTCGATCCAGGATTAGATGAGACGGGACGGACCCAGGCGGTCCAGGCGGCGGCTGAACTGAAGCAGCTCCCGCATCCGCTTCCGGTCTACACCAGCCCGCTGCGCCGTTGTCGGGAGACCGCTCTGCCATTAGCAGAGACGTGGGGCGTGCAGCCGATCGTGTTTCCCGAAATCGGCGAGATCCCGTCGCCGCCGCTTGGTCTGAAGGAGCGGCAGGAATGGCTACGTCAGGCGATGGCATCGGACTGGGCCCACCTGCAATCCAGCGCCCCCACCGGATCGCCGGACTACGGTGCCTGGCGTGAATCGCTGCTTGCGGCGGTGCGGGCAATGGCCGGCGATGCCGTCATCTTCAGTCACTTCATTGCCATCAATGTCGTGATCGGCGCAGCCAAGCAGAGCGAGCAGGTCATCAGCTTCCGTCCCGACCATGCCTCGATCACCGCGATCGAGGTGCGTGACGGCACTATCGCGATCAAGGCCCTCGGCCGGGAAGTGGGAAGCGGCGAAGCCAGCGTCATGCTCGGCCGCTGA
- a CDS encoding glutathione S-transferase family protein: MKLYNEPYPAPNPRKVRIFLAEKGLSVELVPVPMRERAHKAPDFLKKNSLGQLPVLETDDGRFICESIAICRYIEALHPASPLFGRAPFEQAMIEMWIRRVEFRLWAPMSQVWRNDDPRTEHVVTTRFADFGAHSRSVVADAMTWIDRELADGRPFLVGEGFSMADIVLLCGVDFAKFVRMPIPEDASHLQAWHQRVSARPTARA; this comes from the coding sequence GTGAAGCTCTACAACGAACCTTATCCCGCGCCCAATCCGCGCAAGGTGCGCATCTTCCTCGCGGAGAAGGGACTTTCGGTCGAGCTGGTGCCGGTGCCGATGCGCGAACGTGCCCACAAGGCGCCGGACTTCCTGAAGAAGAATTCGCTCGGTCAGCTGCCGGTGCTGGAGACCGACGACGGCCGCTTCATTTGCGAGTCGATCGCGATCTGCCGCTACATCGAGGCGTTGCATCCGGCGTCGCCGCTGTTCGGCCGCGCACCGTTCGAGCAGGCGATGATCGAGATGTGGATCAGGCGCGTCGAGTTTCGCCTGTGGGCGCCGATGAGCCAGGTCTGGCGCAACGACGATCCCCGCACCGAGCATGTGGTGACGACGCGATTCGCCGATTTCGGCGCGCACAGCCGCAGCGTCGTTGCCGATGCGATGACATGGATCGATCGGGAGCTGGCGGACGGCCGTCCGTTTCTTGTGGGTGAGGGCTTCTCGATGGCCGACATCGTGCTGCTGTGCGGTGTCGATTTCGCCAAGTTTGTCCGGATGCCGATCCCCGAAGATGCGTCACATCTGCAGGCGTGGCACCAGCGGGTCAGCGCGCGGCCGACCGCGAGGGCCTGA
- a CDS encoding DUF6719 family protein, translating into MRWLLRWRLGRSLRWSTAAAVLPLLAVTILTREPDELRLGQRVYVDDGTCPAGQVKEVAGANLTAAGVVRSRQCVARNSIKR; encoded by the coding sequence ATGCGTTGGCTGTTGCGTTGGCGGCTTGGCCGATCCTTACGTTGGTCCACGGCGGCCGCCGTCCTGCCTCTGCTGGCGGTGACGATCCTGACGCGTGAGCCGGACGAGTTGCGGCTCGGCCAGCGCGTCTATGTGGACGACGGCACCTGTCCGGCCGGACAGGTCAAGGAGGTCGCGGGCGCCAACCTGACCGCCGCCGGCGTCGTGCGCAGCCGTCAGTGCGTGGCGCGCAACAGCATCAAGCGCTGA
- a CDS encoding multidrug efflux SMR transporter, which translates to MTYLYLLVAIVFETIGTSGLQASEQFTKLRPLALTAVCYAASFYFLSLTLRTMPVGIAYAIWSGLGIVLIALIGLIWFGQKLDMPALVGLALIIAGVLVINLFSKTIAH; encoded by the coding sequence ATGACCTATCTCTATCTACTGGTCGCGATCGTGTTCGAAACCATCGGCACGTCAGGCCTGCAGGCGTCCGAGCAGTTCACCAAGCTGAGACCGCTGGCATTGACCGCTGTTTGTTATGCGGCCTCGTTCTACTTCCTGTCACTGACGTTGCGGACGATGCCGGTCGGCATTGCTTATGCGATTTGGTCGGGCCTCGGCATCGTGCTGATCGCCCTGATTGGGCTGATTTGGTTCGGGCAGAAACTCGACATGCCCGCGCTGGTCGGTCTCGCGCTGATCATCGCCGGCGTGTTGGTCATCAACCTGTTCTCAAAAACCATCGCGCACTGA
- a CDS encoding GrlR family regulatory protein yields MHDGLYYLRVEPAEGGRAANGGIFVLREGKILGGDAFFYYVGRYSVAGDGRWNGEFATQQHTRSELAVPVFGANEVTASFTGRYAAATAEIEATCKAGDAVRGFRIALSRIADA; encoded by the coding sequence ATGCACGACGGGCTGTATTACCTGCGCGTTGAGCCGGCCGAAGGCGGCCGAGCCGCCAATGGCGGCATCTTCGTGCTGCGCGAGGGCAAGATTCTCGGCGGCGACGCGTTTTTTTACTACGTCGGCCGCTATAGCGTCGCCGGCGACGGGCGATGGAACGGCGAATTCGCAACGCAGCAGCACACCCGCAGCGAGCTAGCCGTCCCGGTGTTCGGGGCCAACGAGGTGACCGCGTCCTTCACCGGCCGCTATGCCGCGGCGACCGCCGAGATCGAAGCGACCTGCAAGGCCGGCGACGCGGTGCGCGGTTTCCGCATCGCCCTGAGCAGGATTGCTGACGCGTGA